Proteins co-encoded in one Deltaproteobacteria bacterium genomic window:
- a CDS encoding AAA family ATPase: MRQTDLSGLADSFLRGIGYPNFLGASFCDHRIVETHISVVIIGRELVLKFKKPILLDFLDYSTLKKRWQAACNEVALNRRLSDGVYLGLWPILAINKEFSETDVVTTDVSDSTPAGLLEVAVVMRTLAMDSMLSEIIRGDRLSIDLHIDPLAKKLASFHRLEMSKKREVVRVFGRATIDIISKESCDNIKSLEAENSKQLLSTGAKGALERVKTYADSFLGASSAEEKFAKRDRLGYVVDGHGDLRTEHISFRAGSVNIIDCIEFSESLRMVDVLSDIAFLCMDLDFLQRSDVAVEFLNRYKRYFGRDCELSLFTFYSVYRAMVRAKVEILKYIQVVNGAASNLSDCLAFEAKNCLARAERYLALASRYVLEIRRPFLIATAGVMGVGKSTLANYIGAMSGAQVLASDKVRKELFPPALDDKSLPFRSGKYSESATEATYKAIFKCAERCLFYGNPVVLDAAFSQKRYRKDLRELARKYQVPGLIANCSLDYDKLRDRLKMRETDSRSLSDGRVELLDKHIESFEPLDSNEGLVVVEVDTEASLESQFGRVLSALKDT, encoded by the coding sequence ATGCGACAGACTGACTTGTCAGGGCTAGCGGATAGCTTTTTGCGAGGTATAGGTTATCCGAACTTTCTTGGGGCTAGTTTTTGCGACCATCGCATAGTTGAAACTCACATCTCGGTGGTTATTATCGGTCGCGAGCTTGTCCTCAAGTTTAAAAAGCCCATACTGCTAGATTTTCTCGATTATTCGACACTAAAAAAACGCTGGCAAGCAGCATGTAACGAAGTAGCTTTAAATCGCAGATTAAGCGATGGAGTATATCTTGGGCTTTGGCCCATTTTAGCGATCAATAAAGAGTTCAGCGAAACGGACGTAGTTACGACTGACGTTTCTGATTCGACACCCGCTGGTTTGTTGGAAGTTGCCGTAGTCATGCGTACGCTCGCTATGGATTCTATGTTAAGTGAGATTATCAGAGGCGATAGATTATCCATCGATTTGCATATAGACCCACTTGCAAAGAAGCTAGCATCGTTTCACCGTTTAGAGATGAGCAAGAAAAGAGAAGTCGTTCGCGTCTTTGGAAGAGCTACTATAGATATAATATCGAAAGAGTCTTGCGATAATATTAAATCATTGGAGGCAGAAAACTCTAAACAGTTATTATCTACTGGCGCCAAAGGGGCGCTTGAGCGAGTAAAGACTTATGCTGATTCTTTTTTAGGAGCTTCGAGTGCAGAGGAGAAGTTTGCAAAGCGCGATCGCCTTGGTTACGTTGTAGATGGCCATGGAGATTTGAGGACTGAACACATATCGTTTAGGGCTGGTAGTGTTAATATAATAGATTGCATAGAGTTTAGCGAATCGCTGAGGATGGTGGATGTTTTAAGCGATATAGCTTTCTTGTGCATGGATCTGGATTTTTTGCAGCGTTCGGATGTGGCTGTTGAATTTCTCAATCGTTACAAGAGATATTTTGGAAGAGATTGTGAATTATCGCTTTTTACTTTTTATTCAGTCTATAGAGCGATGGTGCGCGCCAAAGTCGAGATTTTAAAATACATTCAAGTTGTGAATGGTGCAGCGAGTAATCTATCAGATTGCCTTGCCTTTGAAGCTAAGAACTGCCTGGCTAGAGCGGAGAGATATTTAGCTTTGGCATCTAGGTATGTATTGGAGATTCGCAGGCCATTTCTGATAGCGACTGCAGGGGTAATGGGTGTAGGTAAATCCACTTTAGCTAATTACATTGGCGCAATGTCTGGAGCGCAAGTGCTTGCAAGCGACAAAGTAAGAAAGGAGTTGTTTCCACCGGCGCTAGACGATAAATCACTGCCTTTTAGGTCTGGCAAATATAGTGAGAGTGCCACTGAGGCTACATATAAAGCAATATTTAAGTGCGCTGAGAGATGTTTGTTTTATGGCAACCCTGTGGTTTTAGATGCGGCCTTTTCGCAAAAGCGATATCGAAAAGATCTTAGGGAACTAGCGCGAAAATACCAAGTCCCCGGATTAATTGCCAATTGTTCCCTTGACTATGATAAATTACGGGATAGGCTTAAAATGCGAGAAACAGACAGTCGCTCGTTGTCAGATGGTAGAGTGGAGTTATTGGACAAACACATAGAGTCGTTTGAGCCACTCGATTCGAATGAGGGGCTTGTTGTCGTTGAGGTTGATACTGAGGCGAGTTTAGAAAGTCAGTTCGGAAGAGTCTTGAGTGCATTGAAAGACACATAA
- a CDS encoding ABC transporter substrate-binding protein has translation MFNRWITAFLLVGVLALLPLSVVLAAEVPTKIVRETIEKVRAEVLSTKGKVSDSELDKQLREIILPVFDFEEMSRRSIGSHWAKGTVEERREFVSLFSELLSNTYLNRIKDVDRSEVKYLDEKTNGKQALVKTMVRIDDNEVPIYYRMRRNQDVWRVYDVVIENISLVSNYRNEFSGVIRKDQFSGLLAKLREKSAE, from the coding sequence GTGTTTAATCGTTGGATAACTGCATTTTTGCTTGTTGGGGTATTGGCACTTCTGCCTCTGTCTGTAGTTTTGGCTGCAGAGGTGCCCACGAAGATAGTGCGCGAAACTATTGAAAAAGTACGTGCGGAAGTACTGTCTACTAAAGGCAAGGTTTCTGATAGCGAACTCGATAAACAACTGCGCGAGATAATACTTCCAGTATTTGATTTTGAGGAAATGTCTCGACGTTCTATAGGGAGCCACTGGGCAAAGGGCACTGTTGAAGAGAGGAGAGAGTTTGTATCTTTGTTTAGCGAGCTGCTTTCAAATACTTATCTCAATAGGATTAAGGATGTCGACCGCAGTGAAGTTAAGTATCTAGATGAAAAGACCAATGGGAAACAGGCATTAGTAAAGACAATGGTGAGAATAGATGATAACGAGGTGCCAATTTACTATAGAATGCGTCGAAACCAGGATGTCTGGCGTGTATATGACGTGGTGATTGAGAATATTAGTCTAGTTAGCAATTATCGCAACGAGTTTTCAGGAGTTATTCGAAAGGATCAATTTTCTGGCCTGCTTGCAAAACTCCGAGAAAAAAGTGCCGAATAG